One region of Bacillus pumilus genomic DNA includes:
- a CDS encoding GbsR/MarR family transcriptional regulator, which produces MDKQALGAIQKAQDHYIEKAAENMNAFGLSSTVGRVLGIIHMNRKPMTLEELSEATGMSKTRMSQVVREMLDLNIAEKVYEKGIRKDLYDVEQDQYQTFISLFAANWTRVVSKNRKAHKKTCKELQELLEQEDLPEETEDKINLLLSEIKESLDYYDWISRLIEFFESEEVFKHVPKP; this is translated from the coding sequence GTGGACAAGCAAGCGCTAGGCGCCATTCAAAAAGCACAGGATCATTATATTGAAAAAGCTGCAGAGAACATGAATGCCTTTGGTCTTTCTTCTACAGTGGGTAGAGTGCTTGGTATCATTCACATGAACCGTAAACCAATGACGCTGGAAGAGCTATCAGAGGCGACCGGCATGAGCAAAACGAGGATGAGTCAAGTCGTTCGAGAAATGCTCGATTTAAATATTGCGGAAAAGGTTTATGAAAAAGGAATACGTAAAGATCTTTATGACGTTGAGCAAGATCAATACCAAACGTTTATTTCATTGTTTGCAGCCAATTGGACACGTGTTGTCAGTAAAAACCGTAAAGCACATAAGAAAACGTGCAAGGAATTGCAAGAGCTGCTTGAACAGGAAGATTTACCAGAAGAAACAGAGGATAAAATCAATCTGCTTCTTTCAGAAATCAAGGAAAGTCTTGATTACTATGATTGGATTAGCCGCTTAATTGAGTTCTTTGAAAGTGAAGAAGTATTTAAGCATGTGCCGAAACCTTAA
- a CDS encoding MarC family protein, with the protein MISFMIHVVVSLFAVSNPIGNVPLFITLTEGYTEKERSQTAKKAIVVSFIILIAFLLAGRLIFKLFGIDIHALRIAGGIFIFGIAYNLLNAKESHVQNPHSEEKAESKEKADISVTPLAIPIIAGPGTIATVMSLTPGSQGMLHMFAILIGIVIVLAMTYYAFHYSSFIMRKMGKTEMNVVTRLMGLILAVVAVEMIGAGLKGMFPMFMS; encoded by the coding sequence TTGATTTCCTTTATGATTCATGTTGTCGTCTCATTATTTGCTGTATCAAACCCCATAGGAAACGTACCTCTTTTCATCACCTTAACAGAGGGCTATACAGAGAAAGAGCGCTCCCAGACAGCCAAAAAAGCCATCGTGGTCTCTTTTATTATTTTGATTGCCTTTCTATTGGCAGGCAGGCTCATTTTCAAACTGTTTGGAATTGATATTCATGCACTCCGCATCGCTGGCGGTATTTTTATTTTTGGTATCGCTTACAATTTACTGAATGCAAAAGAATCACACGTCCAAAATCCTCATTCGGAGGAAAAGGCAGAAAGCAAAGAGAAGGCAGATATCTCCGTTACGCCGCTCGCCATTCCGATCATCGCTGGTCCCGGTACAATCGCTACAGTGATGAGTTTAACCCCGGGAAGTCAAGGGATGCTCCACATGTTTGCGATTCTAATCGGCATTGTCATCGTTCTTGCCATGACGTATTATGCCTTTCATTATTCAAGTTTTATTATGCGAAAAATGGGGAAAACAGAGATGAATGTCGTGACGCGTTTGATGGGATTAATTCTGGCTGTAGTGGCAGTTGAAATGATCGGCGCAGGCTTAAAAGGGATGTTTCCGATGTTTATGTCATAA
- a CDS encoding GNAT family N-acetyltransferase gives MIQIRRLSHDESLPMDLLLLADPSKEKVLAYVQSSSCYAAFHEEDVIGVYVLSSLSQHSVEIMNVAVKESWQGRGIGKQLIRHAIAEAKATGFHTIEIGTGNSSIQQLALYQKCGFRLTSIDRDFFLKHYDEPIYENGIQCMDMVRLSLTFQAD, from the coding sequence GTGATACAGATTCGGCGATTATCTCATGATGAATCTCTCCCAATGGATCTTTTACTATTAGCTGATCCTTCAAAGGAAAAGGTTCTTGCTTATGTGCAATCCAGCTCTTGTTATGCCGCTTTTCATGAAGAGGATGTGATTGGTGTCTATGTGCTATCATCGCTCTCTCAGCATTCAGTGGAAATCATGAATGTGGCTGTGAAGGAGTCATGGCAAGGAAGGGGAATTGGGAAGCAGCTGATCCGCCATGCGATCGCTGAAGCGAAAGCCACTGGTTTTCATACGATTGAAATCGGCACAGGCAACTCGAGTATTCAGCAGCTCGCACTTTATCAAAAATGCGGCTTCCGTCTAACGTCGATCGATCGCGATTTCTTCCTTAAGCATTATGATGAACCCATTTATGAAAACGGGATTCAGTGTATGGATATGGTACGGCTGTCTCTCACATTTCAAGCAGACTGA
- a CDS encoding membrane protein: MMGLVISLLAVVLIHELGHMLMIMVCNKVEKRPLFDFVVTIDWKHVAIIHETFARPSFNLMVALAGPLFPVLCSIVLLLTWKHSVSHQLLFFSLLNTVMLHPACPDGKNITVSLKEMKERKR, encoded by the coding sequence ATGATGGGGCTTGTCATTAGTTTACTAGCGGTTGTGCTCATTCATGAACTCGGTCATATGCTGATGATCATGGTGTGTAACAAAGTCGAAAAAAGGCCGCTCTTTGATTTTGTGGTAACGATTGATTGGAAGCATGTGGCGATTATTCATGAGACATTTGCCCGGCCGAGCTTTAATCTGATGGTGGCACTTGCAGGTCCGCTGTTTCCGGTACTCTGCTCAATTGTGCTTTTATTAACGTGGAAGCATTCGGTGAGTCATCAGCTGCTGTTTTTTTCTTTACTGAACACTGTGATGCTGCATCCAGCTTGCCCAGACGGGAAAAATATCACAGTCAGTTTAAAAGAGATGAAGGAGAGAAAGAGATGA
- a CDS encoding ATP-binding cassette domain-containing protein has protein sequence MLTLQLQEKTYSRTFSLRHIQMNVEKGQMMLLLGHNGAGKTTMIQAMFGLTPFTGYVSLHGEQLNLQSSAHISLLKKHVSYIPDDHALFDYLTPREYFQLLQLPHEQDVTREETFTDLFELSPYMDQPIAQLSHGNQKKTQIISQLLRPCDYYVFDEPTNGLDPDMMIILKKVLMKLRDQGAGILISTHHLSFGDTLYDHLMILRNGDVKLNMSRQETNETFPHQALEEIYKEVNRDYYMQVERLLNDLDTTRSS, from the coding sequence ATGCTGACATTACAATTACAAGAAAAAACGTATAGCCGCACCTTCTCTCTCCGCCATATACAAATGAACGTGGAGAAAGGCCAGATGATGCTTCTTTTAGGGCATAATGGTGCAGGAAAGACAACGATGATTCAAGCTATGTTTGGGCTGACGCCATTTACTGGCTACGTTTCCTTACATGGTGAACAGCTGAACCTTCAATCCTCAGCACATATTTCCCTGTTGAAAAAACATGTTTCCTATATTCCTGACGATCATGCGTTGTTCGATTATTTAACACCGAGGGAATACTTTCAATTACTTCAGCTGCCACATGAGCAAGATGTCACTCGAGAAGAGACCTTCACCGATTTGTTTGAGCTGAGTCCGTATATGGATCAGCCAATCGCTCAGCTGTCCCATGGCAATCAAAAGAAAACACAGATCATTTCGCAGCTTCTCAGACCGTGTGATTATTATGTGTTCGACGAGCCAACGAACGGACTTGATCCAGATATGATGATCATCTTAAAAAAGGTGCTCATGAAGCTGAGAGATCAAGGCGCTGGCATCCTGATTTCAACTCATCATTTGAGTTTTGGTGATACATTATATGATCATCTCATGATCTTAAGAAATGGTGACGTCAAGCTGAATATGTCCCGCCAAGAAACGAATGAGACATTTCCTCATCAGGCACTTGAAGAGATTTATAAAGAAGTAAATCGAGATTACTATATGCAGGTGGAGAGGTTACTCAATGATTTGGACACGACACGTTCTTCATAA
- the eno gene encoding phosphopyruvate hydratase, producing the protein MPYIVDVYAREVLDSRGNPTVEVEVYTESGGFGRALVPSGASTGEYEAVELRDGDKDRYLGKGVLTAVNNVNEIIAPELLGFDVTEQVAIDKMLIELDGTENKGKLGANAILGVSIAVARAAADFLQIPLYQYLGGFNSKTLPVPMMNIVNGGEHADNNVDIQEFMIMPVGAPNFREALRMGAQIFHSLKSVLSAKGLNTAVGDEGGFAPNLGSNEEALQTIVEAIEKAGFKPGEEVKLAMDAASSEFYNKEDGKYHLSGEGVVKTSAEMVDWYEDMVSKYPIISIEDGLDENDWEGHKLLTERLGSKVQLVGDDLFVTNTKKLSEGIKNGVGNSILIKVNQIGTLTETFDAIEMAKRAGYTAVISHRSGETEDSTIADIAVATNAGQIKTGAPSRTDRVAKYNQLLRIEDQLAETAQYHGIATFYNLNK; encoded by the coding sequence ATGCCATACATTGTTGACGTATATGCACGCGAAGTATTAGACTCTCGCGGTAACCCAACAGTTGAAGTAGAAGTTTACACAGAATCTGGCGGCTTTGGCCGTGCACTAGTACCAAGTGGTGCCTCTACTGGTGAATATGAAGCAGTAGAACTACGTGACGGAGACAAAGACCGTTACCTTGGAAAAGGTGTTCTGACAGCTGTAAACAACGTAAACGAAATCATTGCACCAGAGCTTTTAGGCTTTGATGTAACTGAACAAGTAGCAATTGACAAAATGTTAATCGAACTTGACGGAACAGAAAACAAAGGGAAATTAGGCGCAAACGCAATCCTTGGCGTATCTATCGCTGTAGCACGTGCGGCTGCTGATTTCTTACAAATTCCACTTTACCAATACCTTGGTGGATTCAACTCCAAAACGCTTCCAGTGCCAATGATGAACATCGTCAACGGCGGAGAGCATGCGGATAACAACGTAGACATTCAAGAATTCATGATTATGCCTGTAGGTGCACCTAACTTCCGTGAAGCACTTCGCATGGGCGCACAAATCTTCCATAGCCTGAAATCTGTATTAAGTGCAAAAGGCTTAAACACAGCTGTAGGTGACGAAGGTGGATTCGCTCCAAACCTTGGTTCTAACGAAGAAGCACTTCAAACAATCGTTGAAGCGATTGAAAAAGCTGGTTTCAAACCAGGTGAAGAAGTGAAACTTGCAATGGATGCTGCATCTTCTGAGTTCTACAACAAAGAAGACGGTAAATATCATTTATCAGGCGAAGGTGTTGTGAAAACATCTGCTGAAATGGTTGACTGGTATGAAGATATGGTATCGAAATACCCAATCATCTCGATCGAAGACGGCCTTGATGAAAACGACTGGGAAGGTCACAAACTATTAACTGAGCGTCTTGGCAGCAAGGTTCAGCTAGTAGGAGATGACTTGTTTGTGACAAACACGAAGAAGCTTTCTGAAGGAATCAAAAACGGCGTTGGTAACTCAATCCTAATCAAAGTAAACCAAATCGGTACATTAACTGAAACATTTGATGCAATCGAAATGGCAAAACGCGCTGGATACACAGCTGTTATCTCTCACCGCTCTGGTGAAACAGAAGACAGCACAATTGCAGACATCGCTGTAGCAACAAACGCTGGACAAATCAAAACAGGTGCTCCGTCTCGTACGGACCGTGTGGCGAAATACAACCAATTACTTCGCATCGAAGATCAATTGGCTGAAACAGCACAATATCATGGCATTGCAACATTCTATAACTTGAATAAATAA
- the gpmI gene encoding 2,3-bisphosphoglycerate-independent phosphoglycerate mutase — translation MSKKPAALIILDGFGLRGETVGNAVAQAKKPNFDRYWNEFPHQTLTASGEAVGLPQGQMGNSEVGHLNIGAGRIVYQSLTRVNVAIRDGEFEKNETFLEAMTYAKENDKALHLFGLLSDGGVHSHIQHLFALLKLAKKEGLTKVYIHGFLDGRDVGQKTAKVYLKQLEEQIKEIGVGEVATLSGRYYSMDRDKRWDRVEKAYRAMAYGEGPSYQNIYDVVDDSYENGIYDEFVIPSVITRENGEPVAKVNDGDSVIFYNFRPDRAIQISNTFTNEDFRSFDRGEAHPKNLHFVCFTHFSETVDGYVAFKPVNLDNTVGEVLAQNGLKQLRIAETEKYPHVTFFMSGGREEEFPGEDRILINSPDVATYDLKPEMSAYEVKDALVADINADKHDAIILNFANPDMVGHSGMLEPTIKAIEAVDECLGAVVDAILAKGGHAIITADHGNADVLITEEGKPHTAHTTNPVPVIVTKKGATLREGGILADLSPTLLDLLGLEKPKEMTGTSLIQK, via the coding sequence ATGAGTAAGAAACCAGCTGCATTAATCATCTTAGACGGATTCGGTTTAAGAGGCGAAACAGTTGGTAACGCTGTTGCCCAAGCAAAGAAACCGAACTTCGACCGCTACTGGAACGAATTCCCGCATCAAACCTTAACGGCTTCAGGTGAGGCAGTAGGCCTCCCGCAAGGTCAAATGGGGAACTCTGAAGTTGGGCATTTGAACATCGGTGCAGGACGCATTGTGTATCAAAGCTTAACAAGAGTGAATGTTGCCATTCGTGATGGGGAATTTGAGAAAAACGAAACGTTCCTAGAGGCAATGACTTATGCAAAAGAGAATGACAAGGCCCTTCATTTATTCGGTCTCTTGTCAGACGGTGGTGTGCACAGCCACATTCAACATCTCTTTGCTCTGCTAAAGCTGGCGAAAAAAGAAGGCTTAACAAAGGTATACATTCATGGCTTCTTGGACGGACGTGATGTTGGTCAGAAGACAGCCAAAGTGTACTTAAAACAGCTTGAAGAACAAATCAAAGAAATCGGTGTCGGAGAAGTGGCAACACTTTCTGGACGCTATTACTCAATGGACCGTGACAAACGCTGGGATCGTGTGGAGAAAGCATATCGCGCGATGGCGTATGGTGAAGGCCCAAGTTATCAAAACATCTATGATGTCGTTGATGACTCCTATGAAAATGGAATCTACGATGAATTCGTTATTCCATCTGTCATCACGAGAGAAAATGGTGAGCCAGTTGCAAAAGTAAACGACGGCGATTCTGTGATTTTCTATAACTTCCGCCCAGACCGTGCGATCCAAATTTCGAACACCTTCACAAATGAAGATTTCCGCTCGTTTGATCGCGGAGAAGCACATCCGAAGAATTTACACTTCGTCTGCTTCACACACTTCAGTGAAACAGTTGATGGCTATGTTGCCTTCAAACCAGTGAATTTGGATAACACAGTAGGAGAAGTGCTAGCGCAAAATGGATTGAAACAGCTGCGGATTGCTGAAACAGAGAAATATCCTCACGTGACGTTCTTTATGAGTGGTGGACGTGAAGAAGAATTTCCTGGTGAAGACCGCATCTTGATCAATTCGCCAGATGTGGCAACCTATGACCTCAAGCCAGAAATGAGCGCTTATGAGGTAAAGGATGCACTTGTTGCAGACATCAATGCTGACAAGCATGATGCGATCATCCTGAACTTTGCTAACCCGGATATGGTTGGTCATTCAGGTATGCTCGAGCCAACAATCAAAGCCATTGAAGCAGTAGATGAGTGCTTAGGAGCTGTTGTCGACGCAATCCTAGCAAAAGGCGGACATGCCATCATCACGGCAGACCACGGTAACGCAGACGTGCTGATTACCGAAGAAGGAAAGCCGCATACTGCACATACGACAAACCCTGTTCCAGTCATCGTAACGAAAAAAGGTGCAACGCTTAGAGAAGGCGGCATTCTAGCCGATCTATCTCCAACGCTTTTAGACTTACTTGGTCTTGAAAAACCAAAAGAGATGACAGGAACATCATTGATTCAGAAATAA
- the tpiA gene encoding triose-phosphate isomerase codes for MRKPIIAGNWKMNKTLGEAVSFVEEVKSSIPSPDKVESIVCAPALFLEKLNSLSNGTDLKIGAQNMHFEENGAFTGEISPAALKDLGIGYSVIGHSERREFFAETDETVNKKAHAAFKHGIVPIICVGETLEEREAGKTNELVADQVKKALAGLTTQQVAESVIAYEPIWAIGTGKSSTAKDANDVCAHIRQTVASEYGQEAADSLRIQYGGSVKPANIKEYMAESDIDGALVGGASLEPQSFVQLLEEGQYE; via the coding sequence ATGAGAAAACCAATTATAGCTGGGAACTGGAAAATGAACAAAACACTTGGCGAAGCGGTTAGCTTCGTTGAAGAAGTCAAGTCATCCATTCCATCTCCTGACAAAGTGGAATCCATTGTCTGTGCGCCAGCCCTTTTCCTTGAAAAGCTAAACAGCCTTTCTAACGGAACAGACCTTAAAATTGGTGCACAAAACATGCACTTTGAAGAAAATGGTGCATTCACTGGTGAAATCAGCCCTGCTGCGCTAAAAGATCTTGGCATCGGCTACTCAGTGATCGGTCATTCAGAGCGCCGTGAATTCTTCGCTGAAACAGATGAAACAGTGAACAAAAAAGCACATGCTGCATTCAAGCATGGCATCGTTCCAATTATCTGTGTAGGTGAAACGCTTGAAGAGCGTGAAGCTGGCAAAACAAATGAACTTGTCGCTGATCAAGTGAAGAAAGCACTAGCTGGTTTAACAACTCAGCAAGTCGCTGAATCTGTTATTGCATATGAGCCAATTTGGGCAATCGGTACAGGGAAATCTTCTACAGCGAAAGATGCAAACGACGTTTGTGCGCATATCCGTCAAACGGTTGCAAGCGAATATGGTCAAGAAGCGGCAGACAGCCTTCGCATTCAATATGGCGGAAGCGTGAAACCTGCGAATATTAAAGAATATATGGCAGAATCCGATATTGACGGTGCTTTGGTAGGCGGCGCAAGCTTAGAACCTCAGTCTTTCGTTCAATTATTGGAGGAAGGTCAATATGAGTAA
- a CDS encoding phosphoglycerate kinase — protein sequence MNKKSVKDIDVKGKVVFCRVDFNVPMKDGKVTDDTRIRAALPTIEYLTGQGAKVLLASHLGRPKGQVTEELRLTPVAKRLQELLGQEVKKADEAYGDNVKKQISDLKEGDVLVLENVRFYPGEEKNDPELSKAFADLADVYVNDAFGAAHRAHASTAGIAAYLPAVSGFLMQKELEVLGKAISNPDRPFTAIIGGAKVKDKIGVIESLLDKVDNLIIGGGLAYTFVKALGHEVGKSLLEEDKVDLAKSFMDRAKEKGVNFLIPTDVLVADDFSNDANTSIVPISEIPSDLEALDIGTETIGKYADVIKNSKLVVWNGPMGVFEIDAFAKGTKAIAEALAEAKDTYSVIGGGDSAAAVEKFGLADQMSHISTGGGASLEFMEGKELPGVTALNDK from the coding sequence ATGAATAAGAAATCAGTAAAAGACATTGACGTAAAAGGTAAAGTTGTGTTCTGCCGCGTAGATTTTAACGTTCCAATGAAAGACGGAAAAGTGACGGATGATACTCGTATTCGCGCAGCATTACCAACGATTGAGTATTTAACAGGACAAGGCGCAAAGGTACTACTAGCTAGTCATTTGGGTCGTCCGAAGGGTCAAGTTACTGAAGAACTGCGTCTGACACCTGTAGCGAAACGTCTGCAAGAGCTTCTTGGACAAGAAGTGAAAAAAGCGGATGAAGCTTACGGCGACAACGTAAAAAAGCAAATCTCTGACTTAAAAGAAGGAGATGTGCTAGTGCTTGAAAACGTTCGTTTCTATCCTGGTGAAGAAAAGAACGATCCTGAACTATCAAAAGCATTTGCTGATTTAGCCGATGTGTATGTCAATGATGCATTCGGTGCTGCACACCGTGCACATGCATCCACTGCTGGTATTGCAGCATATCTTCCGGCTGTTTCTGGCTTCCTCATGCAAAAAGAGCTTGAGGTTCTAGGAAAAGCCATTTCAAACCCTGATCGCCCATTTACAGCGATTATTGGTGGCGCAAAAGTAAAGGATAAAATCGGTGTGATTGAAAGTCTTCTTGATAAAGTGGACAACCTCATCATCGGCGGCGGACTTGCTTACACATTTGTGAAAGCACTAGGCCACGAAGTAGGAAAATCTTTATTAGAAGAAGACAAAGTCGATTTAGCGAAATCCTTTATGGACCGTGCAAAAGAAAAAGGCGTGAACTTCCTGATTCCAACAGATGTTCTGGTAGCCGACGACTTTTCAAATGATGCGAATACAAGCATTGTGCCAATCTCTGAAATTCCAAGTGATCTAGAAGCACTTGATATTGGAACAGAGACAATAGGCAAGTACGCTGATGTTATTAAAAACAGCAAACTTGTTGTTTGGAACGGACCAATGGGTGTATTTGAAATCGACGCATTCGCTAAAGGAACAAAAGCAATCGCAGAAGCACTGGCAGAAGCAAAAGATACATATTCTGTCATTGGCGGTGGAGATTCAGCAGCAGCTGTTGAGAAATTTGGTCTTGCTGATCAGATGAGCCATATTTCTACAGGCGGCGGCGCTTCACTTGAATTTATGGAAGGCAAAGAGCTTCCAGGTGTTACTGCATTAAACGATAAATAA
- the gap gene encoding type I glyceraldehyde-3-phosphate dehydrogenase: MAVKVGINGFGRIGRNVFRAALNNPEVEVVAVNDLTDANMLAHLLQYDSVHGKLDAEVSVDGTNLVVNGKTIEVSAERDPAKLSWGKQGVEIVVESTGFFTKRADAAKHLEAGAKKVIISAPANEEDITIVMGVNEDKYDAASHDVISNASCTTNCLAPFAKVLNDKFGIKRGMMTTVHSYTNDQQILDLPHKDYRRARAAAENIIPTSTGAAKAVSLVLPELKGKLNGGAMRVPTPNVSLVDLVAELNQDVTVEDVNAALKEAAEGELNGILGYSEEPLVSGDYNGNANSSTIDALSTMVMEGSMVKVISWYDNESGYSHRVVDLAAYIAKQGL; this comes from the coding sequence ATGGCAGTAAAAGTCGGTATTAACGGATTTGGACGTATTGGACGTAACGTATTTCGTGCAGCATTAAACAATCCTGAAGTTGAGGTAGTAGCGGTTAACGATCTAACAGACGCTAACATGCTTGCACACCTTTTACAATATGACTCTGTTCACGGAAAACTAGATGCAGAGGTTTCTGTAGACGGTACGAACTTAGTAGTGAACGGTAAAACAATCGAAGTATCAGCTGAGCGTGACCCTGCGAAATTAAGCTGGGGTAAACAAGGCGTAGAAATTGTTGTTGAATCTACTGGATTCTTCACAAAACGTGCAGACGCTGCAAAACACTTAGAAGCTGGCGCTAAAAAAGTCATCATCTCTGCTCCTGCTAACGAAGAAGATATCACAATCGTTATGGGTGTAAACGAAGACAAATACGATGCAGCTAGCCACGATGTCATCTCTAATGCATCTTGTACAACAAACTGCTTAGCTCCATTTGCAAAAGTACTTAACGATAAATTTGGTATCAAACGCGGTATGATGACAACTGTTCACTCATACACAAATGACCAACAAATTCTTGATCTTCCGCACAAAGACTACCGTCGTGCTCGTGCAGCTGCGGAAAATATCATCCCAACTTCTACAGGTGCTGCGAAAGCTGTTTCACTTGTATTGCCTGAACTTAAAGGTAAATTAAACGGTGGCGCTATGCGTGTTCCAACACCTAACGTTTCTTTAGTTGACCTTGTGGCTGAATTAAACCAAGATGTAACTGTTGAAGATGTAAATGCAGCACTTAAAGAAGCAGCTGAAGGAGAACTTAATGGAATCCTTGGCTACAGCGAAGAGCCATTAGTATCTGGTGACTACAATGGTAATGCAAACTCTTCAACAATTGATGCTCTTTCTACAATGGTAATGGAAGGCAGCATGGTGAAAGTCATTTCTTGGTACGATAACGAGAGTGGATATTCTCACCGCGTGGTTGACCTTGCAGCTTACATTGCAAAACAAGGTCTTTAA
- a CDS encoding sugar-binding transcriptional regulator, whose product MNRLLEAQKKLLPDLLIVMQKRYDILQYIRLAEPIGRRSLATSLGLSERILRAEVQFLKEQNLLDVKTSGMMLTSEGHALLEMLEGMMKDVLGLTFLENTLKRKLGLEEVVIVSGDSDESPWVKQEMGRAAVQCMKKRFTGNNIVAVTGGTTMEAVAEMMTPDAKNRDMMFVPARGGLGENVKNQANTICAHMAEKASGTYKLLFVPGQLSEGAYSSIIEEPSVKEVLQTIKSSTMLIHGIGEAKTMAMRRNTPAEDLKKIDEHDAVTEAFGYYFNRDGEVVHKVHSVGMQLDDLESIPHIIAVAGGSSKAGAIEAYFKKPRRTVLVTDEGAAKELLRESIDPSI is encoded by the coding sequence ATGAATCGTTTATTGGAAGCTCAAAAAAAATTATTGCCAGATCTTCTCATCGTTATGCAAAAACGCTACGACATTTTGCAGTACATCAGATTAGCTGAACCAATCGGCCGCAGAAGTCTTGCGACGAGTCTTGGTCTCAGTGAGCGCATCTTAAGAGCTGAAGTTCAGTTTTTAAAAGAACAAAATCTGCTGGATGTCAAAACGAGCGGCATGATGCTGACGAGTGAAGGCCACGCTTTGCTTGAAATGCTTGAAGGAATGATGAAAGACGTTTTAGGTTTAACCTTTTTGGAAAATACATTAAAGAGGAAGTTAGGCCTAGAAGAAGTCGTGATCGTTTCTGGTGACAGTGACGAATCCCCGTGGGTGAAGCAAGAGATGGGAAGAGCTGCTGTCCAATGTATGAAAAAAAGGTTTACTGGAAATAATATCGTCGCCGTCACTGGCGGAACGACGATGGAAGCCGTTGCCGAAATGATGACCCCTGATGCCAAAAACAGAGACATGATGTTTGTCCCTGCGAGAGGCGGTCTTGGGGAGAATGTAAAAAATCAGGCAAACACCATTTGTGCCCACATGGCTGAAAAAGCTTCCGGTACTTACAAACTGTTGTTTGTTCCAGGACAGCTGTCAGAAGGTGCTTACTCTTCCATTATTGAAGAGCCGTCAGTCAAAGAAGTGCTTCAAACGATTAAATCATCCACGATGCTCATTCATGGAATCGGTGAAGCAAAAACAATGGCGATGAGACGAAACACACCAGCTGAAGATTTAAAAAAGATTGATGAGCATGACGCAGTGACAGAGGCCTTTGGCTATTACTTTAATCGTGATGGTGAGGTCGTCCACAAAGTGCACTCCGTCGGCATGCAGCTAGATGATTTAGAAAGCATTCCACACATCATTGCTGTTGCAGGTGGATCATCAAAGGCAGGGGCCATTGAAGCTTATTTCAAAAAACCCCGCCGAACGGTTCTCGTCACAGACGAAGGAGCCGCAAAAGAGTTATTAAGGGAGTCAATTGATCCCTCAATATAA